The following are encoded together in the Gorilla gorilla gorilla isolate KB3781 chromosome 14, NHGRI_mGorGor1-v2.1_pri, whole genome shotgun sequence genome:
- the LOC109029312 gene encoding ATP synthase subunit epsilon-like protein, mitochondrial, protein MVAYWRQAGLSYIRYSQICAKVVRDAQKTEIKANAKKTSGSSVKIVKVKKE, encoded by the coding sequence ATGGTGGCCTACTGGAGACAGGCTGGACTCAGCTACATCCGATACTCCCAGATCTGTGCAAAAGTAGTGAGAGATGCACAGAAGACAGAAATCAAAGCAAATGCCAAGAAGACTTCTGGCAGCAGTGTAAAAATTGTGAAAGTAAAGAAGGAATAA